The nucleotide window CATAGCAATCTTTCTACTGAGCTCTGATGAATGGATCTCGCCATGTCGGAGCATACGCCTCACAAGCTAAGCCACCATCCTGGAGCCAGCCAGGCATGGCTAGATTGGCTGAGATGCAGCCAACCACCAagcaagaagagaatgaaatATCCAATTGCGAGAAAATCAATAATATTGACTTGGCTATAGTCCAATGCTACTGTTAAATCATTCCTACTTTCATATACCGTCCTGATCCTGTCTCATAAAGCCTCACCCCTTGCCGCTTGAACCAGCCTCCTTCAACATAGTGGAGGCCAGCTCAGCTGACTGTAACCGTAAACGCTTCGCTAATCCCCTCAAAGGAGGATATCTTACCTTGCACACTTCTTGAGTCGCCGTAATAGTGGAGACGATATGTTCCACTCTGAATGGGATTGGGATTCCCCGTGTCATAATACTCGTCCTCGATCTGCCATTGGAGAGTGACCTCGCTATACCCCAATATCGTACTCGTTCTCTCCCAGTTATACAAAAGGTTCCAGTCGCTGTCAGTTCGCACAACATCCCAGGACCCGGTAGCTGAGTTGTACCTCTCCACAGCCGCAAAGGTCGACTCTTGTCGTAGGTTATTGCGAGGGTTTGCCCCCACGAATGTGACATTTACCATGTCACCAGGCCCGTAAGTGACATTTGCCGACGAGGATACAACATCACCGAATGCTTTGCTGATTGGCGATCCGTCATATATAACGGAGGGAATAAAGCTTAGTGAGTTGTTGGTATTGACGGGCGGTATCTTCCCGGAGGATAGCGACGGTAGACTGCCCGTCTGCGCTGACTTGCCCAGGTACGGCAGATACGTAAGGGTTAGGTTGATGTATGCTGCAAGTGTATTGGGGCCGTACAGAGTTGAGGCCCCTTCATAGCGCTGCACTCCGTATTCCTCCTCCGTGGCGACGTAATGAGCATAGCTATTGGACGGCGCACCTAGGACTACCAGAGGGTCTGCCACTCCAAGAACCTCTTTTGCAGAGCTGCCAATCGCTTCTTTCCAGCGTCTCCCAgacatggtggtggcttcGCTTGTCGAGATTACAACGAATAGTTGACCCACTCTCAGGACCTGAATGTCCACAATATTAGGTGTCCAGGCGTACGGCTGTGTGATTGGTCCCACATCGAGAAGAACCTGCTTCGGCGCTTGACACGCCTGCTGCTCTTTTGACGGCTGGTGCAAGAAAGCACGAGCAACGTACCATAGAGGGTTGGAGTCGGCTGGTCCCGTGCCATTCTGGGTAAAGTCGAAAAATCCTGGCCCATCCGTGGTGCCGGCTGCAAACGAGAATCCCAATGCGGCAGGACACGTCTTTAGAGTACTACCATTGAACGGCGACGTAAAAGTGTAGTTTGAGAGGTCCTGGTAGGTGTGGAATGAGCGGACATCGGCGCCTGAAAGAATTCGAACAGGATTTGAATCCAAATTGGCGTAAAGTTCTTTCGCAGCCGCGTATTGTCGCCGTCCAATCTCGAAGCAGCTCTTTGCGCCGTTATCCTTCTCGCGGAAATAAGGTCCACGACCGTGG belongs to Aspergillus luchuensis IFO 4308 DNA, chromosome 3, nearly complete sequence and includes:
- a CDS encoding neutral/alkaline ceramidase (COG:T;~EggNog:ENOG410PJ6K;~InterPro:IPR031329,IPR038445,IPR006823,IPR031331;~PFAM:PF17048,PF04734;~TransMembrane:1 (i12-33o);~go_function: GO:0017040 - N-acylsphingosine amidohydrolase activity [Evidence IEA];~go_process: GO:0046514 - ceramide catabolic process [Evidence IEA]), with protein sequence MPYLGGMANFRLGVALASSVATALVLLQLFSLFQHQSQPLIVGTQSKWAHRAAVTEANNDDIFLLGAGKADITGPVVELGMNGYASLDQIGTGLRQRIYSRAFIVANNNNPDDTFIYLILDALTGDTAVRHGVLDGLASLGSDYARYTEQNVALTGTHSHSGPGAWMNYLLPQIPTKGFDKQSYQAIVDGVLLSIKRAHEGLAPGRLSFGSIDLEDANINRSPYAYDANPAEEKARYSANVDKTLTLLRFDRESDNKTTAILTFFPVHGTSLYNNNTLITGDNKGVAAWLFERSVQGDQKFSDDFVAGFSQSNVGDTSPNVLGAWCEDGSEQQCRYEDSTCGGKTEDCHGRGPYFREKDNGAKSCFEIGRRQYAAAKELYANLDSNPVRILSGADVRSFHTYQDLSNYTFTSPFNGSTLKTCPAALGFSFAAGTTDGPGFFDFTQNGTGPADSNPLWYVARAFLHQPSKEQQACQAPKQVLLDVGPITQPYAWTPNIVDIQVLRVGQLFVVISTSEATTMSGRRWKEAIGSSAKEVLGVADPLVVLGAPSNSYAHYVATEEEYGVQRYEGASTLYGPNTLAAYINLTLTYLPYLGKSAQTGSLPSLSSGKIPPVNTNNSLSFIPSVIYDGSPISKAFGDVVSSSANVTYGPGDMVNVTFVGANPRNNLRQESTFAAVERYNSATGSWDVVRTDSDWNLLYNWERTSTILGYSEVTLQWQIEDEYYDTGNPNPIQSGTYRLHYYGDSRSVQGKISSFEGISEAFTVTVS